A stretch of the Diprion similis isolate iyDipSimi1 chromosome 14, iyDipSimi1.1, whole genome shotgun sequence genome encodes the following:
- the LOC124414693 gene encoding MIP18 family protein galla-1, with protein sequence MLSFFRKLSLSDKVKEGILPYGVMATPEDLLKAKNQSTLLLKDESELRETIYDLLRTIKDPEKPQTLEELDVVYEDCVYINKPTTKGVSVIRIEFNPTVPHCSLATLIGLCIRVKLERHLVASFKLDIYIKEGAHATEDEINKQINDKERIAAAMENPNLRDLVEKCIQEEE encoded by the exons ATGTTATCGTTTTTTCGTAAATTGTCGCTATCGGACAAAGTCAAGGAAGGCATATTGCCGTACGGAGTTATGGCTACTCCGGAAGATCTTTTGAAAGCTAAAAACCAGAGCACTTTATTATTGAAGGATGAAAGTGAGCTGAGGGAAACTATTTACG atttaCTTCGAACAATCAAAGATCCTGAAAAACCCCAAACCCTTGAAGAACTGGATGTAGTGTATGAAGATTGCGTCTACATAAATAAACCGACAACAAAAGGTGTTTCAGTAATTCGAATCGAGTTTAACCCAACGGTACCACACTGTTCCTTAGCTACGCTCATCGGTCTCTGTATCCGTGTTAAATTAGAACGTCACCTAGTCGCTTCGTTCAAATTGGATATCTATATCAAGGAAGGGGCTCATGCGACAGAAGATGAAA taaacaaacaaataaacgacAAGGAACGAATCGCCGCTGCAATGGAAAACCCTAACTTGAGAGATCTTGTCGAAAAGTGTATTCAAGAGGAAGAATGA